A single genomic interval of Kiritimatiellia bacterium harbors:
- a CDS encoding methyltransferase domain-containing protein, with protein MNKLYFYSKVIYLLLARKLVSSNIVREDYDRLCVSYDHYFAERMAKHARRLVTQLGLRPGNRVLDLATGTGNLALALAEAVSSQGEVTGVDQSAGMLAKAEGKRIQAGYRHLRFVQGDMHNSLLSYPDNSFDAITCGWAIGYGNPPLLVKTMHRKLKPGGKLGLIENARDTLAPI; from the coding sequence ATGAACAAACTATATTTCTACAGCAAAGTCATTTACCTGCTTTTGGCCCGAAAACTTGTTTCTTCCAACATTGTCCGGGAAGATTATGACCGGCTATGCGTTTCGTATGATCATTATTTTGCCGAACGTATGGCTAAACACGCCCGGCGGTTGGTAACCCAACTTGGATTGCGCCCTGGAAATCGCGTGTTGGATTTGGCCACCGGCACCGGCAACCTTGCATTAGCTCTGGCCGAAGCGGTGAGCAGCCAAGGCGAAGTAACCGGCGTGGATCAATCCGCCGGTATGCTGGCAAAGGCTGAGGGAAAGCGGATTCAAGCCGGTTACCGGCACTTGCGTTTTGTCCAGGGGGATATGCATAATTCCTTATTGTCATATCCCGATAATTCATTTGATGCCATCACCTGCGGATGGGCCATCGGTTACGGGAATCCTCCGTTGCTTGTTAAAACAATGCACCGCAAACTCAAGCCGGGCGGCAAACTTGGCTTGATTGAAAACGCGCGCGACACACTGGCGCCAATTCA